A single genomic interval of Streptomyces graminofaciens harbors:
- a CDS encoding spermidine synthase has translation MSTIDAPEVIDRREGPYGEVVLRRHGELLQIIANGCFLMDTSDGRSERLLVDAALDALDDRFRPSVLIGGLGVGFSLAHAAADPRWGRITVVEREPAVIEWHQEGPLSALSSDALADPRTDIVEADLVSYVNETSATFDALCLDIDNGPDWTVSDSNESLYSPAGLASCARVLRPGGVLAVWSAKPSAEFEETLGNAGFRGVRTEEIPVARGVPDVVHLAIRPG, from the coding sequence ATGTCCACCATCGACGCACCCGAAGTAATCGACCGGCGCGAGGGTCCGTACGGCGAGGTCGTGCTGCGACGGCACGGAGAGCTGTTGCAGATCATCGCCAACGGCTGCTTCCTGATGGACACTTCGGACGGGCGCTCGGAGCGGTTGCTGGTCGACGCGGCCCTCGACGCGCTGGACGATCGGTTTCGGCCGAGTGTGCTGATCGGCGGCCTGGGCGTCGGGTTCTCGCTCGCACACGCCGCCGCGGACCCTCGCTGGGGCCGGATCACGGTCGTCGAACGGGAGCCCGCCGTCATCGAGTGGCATCAGGAAGGACCGTTGTCCGCGCTCTCCTCGGACGCGCTCGCGGACCCCCGTACGGACATCGTCGAAGCCGATCTCGTCAGTTACGTCAATGAGACATCCGCCACGTTCGACGCGCTGTGCCTGGACATCGACAACGGGCCCGACTGGACCGTCTCCGACAGCAACGAATCCCTGTACTCACCTGCCGGACTGGCAAGCTGCGCAAGGGTGTTGAGACCCGGCGGAGTACTCGCGGTGTGGTCCGCGAAGCCATCTGCGGAATTCGAGGAAACCTTGGGGAATGCCGGGTTCCGGGGGGTGCGTACCGAAGAGATCCCGGTTGCCCGAGGAGTTCCGGACGTGGTGCACCTCGCGATCCGACCTGGATAG